The following are encoded together in the Hemicordylus capensis ecotype Gifberg chromosome 4, rHemCap1.1.pri, whole genome shotgun sequence genome:
- the LOC128322055 gene encoding procollagen galactosyltransferase 2-like yields MLPAEGLPSVELRSGLQACLQELALAAQILSAKYMKYYETRDLKAFSPEPLLVYPTHYTGQPGYLSDTETSTIWDNETVSTDWDRTLSRKTQQQGQIHTDAQNKDALPPQPSLNPSSARDEL; encoded by the exons ATGTTGCCTGCTGAAGGTCTCCCTTCTGTGGAGCTTAGGAGTGGTCTACAGGCATGCTTGCAAGAGCTGGCACTGGCAGCCCAAATACTGAG TGCCAAGTACATGAAATATTATGAAACCAGGGACCTGAAAGCCTTCTCGCCGGAGCCTCTGCTGGTCTATCCAACCCACTACACTGGGCAGCCAGGTTACCTCAGTGACACAGAGACCTCCACAATCTGGGACAATGAGACTGTGTCCACTGACTGGGACAGAACGCTGTCTCGAAAAACGCAGCAGCAGGGCCAGATCCACACAGATGCCCAGAACAAAGATGCCTTGCCACCTCAGCCCTCTCTCAACCCATCCTCTGCGAGAGACGAACTATGA